The Tamandua tetradactyla isolate mTamTet1 chromosome 5, mTamTet1.pri, whole genome shotgun sequence genome window below encodes:
- the C5H6orf141 gene encoding uncharacterized protein C6orf141 homolog isoform X2, with protein MNDSSTRMENPGSCETANPAGFQSPGQVWEPGREVSLALGPSNPGAAGARGSRGGAQENWPPTRAPGPRAAENLNCESWVREKVLFLLHPERWLGTQRGPAQEEVAGGEHLPQARRDGPEPGGSSLSPQETRVFGGQVEASSGAPPRDPAAPPKSVLVRIVDYQVTQEVLQTAWTTGRLTTRTEERSITAVTVRTSRE; from the coding sequence ATGAATGACTCTTCCACCAGGATGGAGAATCCCGGATCCTGCGAAACTGCGAATCCCGCAGGCTTCCAAAGCCCGGGGCAGGTCTGGGAGCCGGGGCGCGAGGTTTCCCTGGCCCTGGGCCCCTCGAATCCCGGGGCTGCAGGGGCGAGAGGAAGCCGGGGAGGCGCCCAAGAGAACTGGCCGCCAACGCGGGCCCCAGGACCGCGGGCTGCAGAGAACCTGAACTGTGAATCCTGGGTCAGAGAGAAAGTGCTCTTTCTTTTGCACCCGGAAAGGTGGCTGGGGACTCAGAGGGGTCCTGCACAAGAAGAGGTGGCCGGTGGGGAGCACCTTCCCCAAGCGCGCAGAGACGGCCCGGAACCCGGCGGCTCTTCCCTCTCTCCACAAGAAACCCGAGTGTTTGGCGGCCAGGTAGAAGCTTCCTCCGGAGCTCCGCCGCGGGACCCCGCAGCCCCACCCAAGTCCGTACTCGTGCGGATCGTGGATTATCAGGTGACACAAGAGGTGCTGCAGACCGCATGGACCACAGGCCGCTTGACCACAAGGACGGAGGAGCGTTCCATAACCGCGGTCACTGTCCGCACCTCCAGGGAGTGA
- the C5H6orf141 gene encoding uncharacterized protein C6orf141 homolog isoform X1, translating to MPRHQQKIMDDARKIKDMAQSKEQTNRSNEIQELRQLMLNIRTEMENFFKNQINKLREDMKKTWAEQKEEIENLKKQITELMGVKDKEEKMEKTMDTYNGRSKETEATISELEDGTSEFQKETETIGKRMGKLEQGIRELNDNMKRTNIRVVGVPEGEEKGKGGEKLMEEIITENFPTLMKDLNLQIQEVQRTPKRIDPNRRSPRHLLVRMSEVKEKERILKAAREKQSVTYKGNPIRLCVDFSAETMEARRQWDDIFKLLKEKNFQPRLLYPAKLSFKNEGEIKTFIEKKSLREFVTKRPALQEILKGALESDTKRQKREVWSKV from the coding sequence atgcccagacaccagcagaaaataatggatgacgctcggaaaattaaagatatggcccagtcaaaggaacaaaccaatcgttcaaacgagatacaggagctgagacaactaatgctgaatatacgaacagaaatggaaaacttcttcaaaaaccaaatcaataaattgagggaggacatgaagaagacatgggctgaacaaaaagaagaaatagaaaatctgaaaaaacaaatcacagaacttatgggagtgaaggacaaagaagaaaaaatggaaaaaacaatggatacctacaatggtagatctaaagagacagaagctacaattagtgaactggaggatggaacatctgaattccaaaaagaaacagaaactatagggaaaagaatgggaaaacttgagcaggggatcagggaactgaatgacaatatgaagcgcacaaatatacgtgttgtgggtgtcccagaaggagaagagaagggaaaaggaggagaaaaactaatggaagaaattatcactgaaaatttcccaactcttatgaaagacctaaatttacagatccaagaagtgcagcgcaccccaaagagaatagacccaaataggcgttctccaagacacttactagttagaatgtcagaggtcaaagagaaagagaggatcttgaaagcagcaagagaaaaacaatccgtcacatacaagggaaacccaataagactatgtgtagatttctcagcagaaaccatggaagctagaagacagtgggatgatatatttaaattactaaaagagaaaaacttccaaccaaggcttctatatccagcaaaattgtccttcaaaaatgaaggagaaattaaaacatttatagagaaaaagtcactgagagaatttgtgaccaagagaccagctctgcaagaaatactaaagggagcactagagtcagatacgaaaagacagaagagagaggtatggagtaaagtgtag